The genomic segment AGTTTTGACTTCTCCTCTGCTATATGTCCTTTTCATCATATTACTTATGAACAGATCTTAGGAAACATTCAACCGTATATGTTGGGTTAGGAAATATTCGGTAGTGGATTTGAATGATGACAAGCAGCAAGAGAAGGAGAAGAAAGTGGAGAACGGCAGCGGTGCTGCGGCGTCGGCGTCAGCGGTGGTGTTGAGAATCGGTAGTGAGTTATTGGGGTGTTCCACTGACAAAGGCTACTAAACTTGATGGTACTGAACTCAAACaacttttcacatattttttatttacagtTTGGATTTCAAACAGTTCAACTTTAACTATGAAATGATCAAACaagaaatcttaattttttttaaacaaaatctatatatattaatttGGAAATTATATAAGAAATGTAAGTCACGattcaaaatacttaaatatgaaaatttacttgtttgaatctcaaaatttgaAAGTGATGCGTAAATTGGTATGAAGggaatattatttattatttttttgggagTATATTTTTGTTGGGATTAATGGTGGATATTTTGTGATGTAGCCATGGGAGACTTACCAAGTGATACATCAATAGGTCTGACAAAACACCATGCACCAGTTATGTTCTTGGAAAAATTTGCTTATTGGTATGTTAAGATCCTTCGATACCCCACTAATATATTCTTTCAGGTATGTTATAGAGTGGAAAGTCTTTAATGCCAATTCCCAGAATATTGGAAggctttattatcatcataatgataataaaaaagtCGTTCGTGTTTTATTCGTCCAATAAAATTGGTTAGAGCTCTTACAAAAGATTTTATGTCGTTTCCCATAATTTTGGAATGTTGGTGGAAAGCTTTATTATCgtcataataacaataaattgGTTAAGTTCTTACAAGAAGATTCAATGTCATtttccataacttcttgtatTATAATGATTTGGTTGAAATTTGTTCATTGCTTACTCTGTTTAAAATAGAATTTTCATTTTTAGAAGATATTTAAAAATCTATACGAGTTCGAGTGGTGGAATTAAccactaatacttgcattaggtTAGGTACATCACACCTCTTGGTGAGGCCTTTCTCGGACTTTACTAACGTGGAATGCTTGGTGGACGGGTTTGCCCTTTATTATACATAATTAGCTATAgttaaaagaatttttaaaagaattgaaaaagtgttatttaagaaaaattatttgatcCTCATTTGCTAATGCTAATAGTTGTCATTCTTGTTAGAGTTCAGTATTATACTAATAGTAATTAATGATGTTGTTAGGATAAGTACATAGGAAGAAGCAAACAAATAAAAGGAGTGAAAAGCTtgtaaaaacataaatgaaaggaGTGAAAAACTTGTAAAAACATCTTTTGTTTCCTTCTTTATAAAGAGTCCAATAGAAAATTTCAGATGAAAAAAGAACATGAGATTATTGAGGtgatttaattttatattgcTATTAATTTATATGCTGCAGAGGTGATATGATTGCAGAGCGATAATGTTAGAAATAGAGGCAGCAATGCCTGGAATGGTGGGAGGTATATTATTGCACTATAAGTTATTGAGGCGACTCGAACAAAGTGGTGGATGTATTAAAGCTCTAATAGAAGAAGCTGAAAATAAGAGGATGCATCTCATGACTTTCATGGAAGTTGCTAAGACAAAGTGGTACGAGCGAGCTATGGTCTTTGCAGTGCAAGGTGTCTTCTTCAACGCCTACTTTGTCACTTACATTCTTTCTCCCAAATTGGCTCATCATATCGTGGGTTACCTGAAAGAAGAAGCTATCCATTCTTACACTGAGTTTCTCAAGGAATTGGGCAATGGTAACATTGAAAATATGCCTGCTCCTACTATTGCCATTGATTACTGGCGCCTGCCTAAGAAATCCACTCTCCGTGATATTGTCGTGTATGTTAGGGCTGATGAGGCTCATCACCGTGATGTCAACTACTTTGTATCTGTAAGAATTCATGTGGTTGATGATCTTGACTTTCTTGAAATGATTGACATTTGTCTAGTGTTGATTAACTAAGTTATGTCGTTTTGATTGCAGGACAGTTATTTTCAGGGACAACAACTGATGGACTCAGCTGCACCACTTGGGTATTACTAAGCCATTAATAATACAAAGAGAGATCAGAGCTATCAAACTAAAAGTCACTGTTTCTTTTTGAACTAGTAATATAGCTGTGTAGTAGGTAATACTAATCTTGAATGTTGATGTACATATTTCATGTTGATGTACATCTTTTTGTGTGGATTTGGTTGGTTCTTTGCTGCCTCATGAATCTCTGAGATTGAGGTAGAGTACGATGAGTTCTGTATGATTGGAGGATATTCAACATTCGTGATGTAAATATATCATGGTTTGTTTAATTTGCCACACTTTTGGGGGCCCAAAGTTTCTTAGTTAAGTATGAATTAACAAGATTAAAGTTAGGACGCAATGACAAATAAAGATAATTGGCGGTGTGGGAGTTTGCactaattcatttattatgtgtATGGTGTAAAAGTGCAGGAGAAAAGATGGACCTCTTTTAATTGGCAGTTGAGGCCATCAAGTGAAGTTTTCTTGCTGAAATTCCAAAAACTTCTTTGCCGATGTTTATAGAACTTGAATTGTGGATGGAAGAAGAACCTCCATCTATGGAGAATCTTATACTGGCAGCTCAAATGGGTTCTTCTTTATGAGTATACAAGAATGTGATCAACTTTAGTAAGCAATACGGGCTCAATTTTGAAGGTTAATATGAATGAAATTCTCTCTTTTGAAGAACTATGTGATAGAAGTTTGTAGCCTCTTTTGATTTTGACATGAAGTTGTAAATCTTTCCTGATCTTTATATTTCCTATCATTGTTTGGGATTTTGGCCGAGAAACTTAATTCGTTTAGCTTATCAGATAAAAAAATGATCTTCTTTCCAATTTTATGTTCGTTTATTAATTTAGTACCCCCAGTTATTATTGATATTAGATGTAATtatttgtatatgttttttattattattatttaaagtaTTTGTGTTATGATGATTAGTAGATCAGTAGAAAATATTGTGAACCTTATCTGTCTAGAGAATTTGTAGTTATTGAATTATCAAAATGAGAATGGTATAGATGAAGGGAAACAGATGGCAAGGAATGAGGATTCATAAATCTGCTGCCAAATGACTTGGGAATGAAGCATATCTGTGGTTTTTGTATTTGTGTTATGATTTGTGATATATCGAATTGAGGTTGTGTTTCGGTTACACTGCTGGAATCATTTTGTAATGCCTTTGCTTTGAGGGAGTTTAAAATTAGTAATGTTAGCTAGTCTGATGATCTGAAGTAGTTGTGTTATGAATTATAGGAATGTAATGAGCTTCTGCTGCTAGAGAATCCAAGGTTCTTGAGTTATTGAAATAAGAATGGTACAGATGAAGGGACCAGATGGTGAGGATTCATAAAGTTGACTTTGAAGAACTTTGGTGTGAGTGTATTTGTGGTtgtagttattgttgtatttGTATCATGATCTGTGTTTAATTACTTGAATTGAGGTTTCATTTTCGTTAGACTACTGGAGTCATTTCATAATGTCTTTACTGTAATTTGGATCACATGTCAAGCGTTAGTTTTCTAAGTTAATCTTCACAGGTCAACATAATATGATTCCGTTAATGAGAATCACTTGGGATTGTTAAAATCGCTGCTTAACTATGTTTTACATTATTTTGGACATGCATTATGTTAAGTTTTTTATAACCTTTTTGTTACACATGCTCTGATGAAGCATTGTTTTCTGTGTTTGCAGCTTCTGTTTCTTTCCCCAACTACAGGATCAAGGTATACATGTAGAGGTTGCATCAGTGCAGTGTAATAAGGAATCAGTTTCTGCCTTCTGTCGTTATAAGGATCAGCTGTTAACATGTGACCATAATACACCTACAAAACGTTCAGCAAGGATGGTGATTACATAAGAAATTACTTAAATCTCATTTCTCTTTGGACCAGTCTTTTTAGGTTGTAAATGTTAGAGAATTGTTTCAAATGGATAGAAATGTTGCAAAAGACATGACGGGGCAGCAGAACTAGGAACAAGGTCGCTATAGCTCCGTAGAAACTAGAAATAAGATCTTTGGTTCTACAAATCAGATTCTTCCAGGATCCATACAG from the Capsicum annuum cultivar UCD-10X-F1 chromosome 9, UCD10Xv1.1, whole genome shotgun sequence genome contains:
- the LOC107842015 gene encoding ubiquinol oxidase 2, mitochondrial, with protein sequence MLEIEAAMPGMVGGILLHYKLLRRLEQSGGCIKALIEEAENKRMHLMTFMEVAKTKWYERAMVFAVQGVFFNAYFVTYILSPKLAHHIVGYLKEEAIHSYTEFLKELGNGNIENMPAPTIAIDYWRLPKKSTLRDIVVYVRADEAHHRDVNYFVSDSYFQGQQLMDSAAPLGRKDGPLLIGS